The window GGCTAGAAAAAAGGATTAAGTTCCCCGAGGATGCAGTCTTTGCAAAAGAAACTAGAAATACATGGAGTGGGTGAGGAGAAttttgaagaagcagaaaagggcTTTCGGGCAGTGAGGGTCTGAATTTGTAACCTTTCAGCACTATTAATTCCCACAGCATCATTTCGGAGGGCTAGGTTTGCATATTTTAAACTAACACCAActatttcttttgctctgtATTGATAGTAAAATCCCGCAGCATAATATATACTCCAGAAAAACTCACTGAAGACCTTTTTCAAGAGCATCCAGAGTTGCAGATTTTAATGGAAGAACAATTGAGGCAGATATCTGAGGGAATTGTGATATCTTCCAGAAGCTGGGCTGTTGATGTTGGTTTGCCAGAAAACCGAGACATAATTTGTGACATTCTTGTACTAGCCAAGGATTGGCCACCTATCCTCTACACGGTCTGTAAGCATCAGATCTCTAAGGATTTGTTTGAATACTCAAAATGCACAGCCaggaagctgaaggagaaatTAGTCAACACTGGGGGCTATATTCACAAGCTGTGTATAATACCAAAGCTACTGATTTTGCCTCCCGTATTTAACCATGGAGAAGAATGGGATCTGAACATTCAAGAAATGTATCCCCAAAACTACAGCCTAATCAAGGGAATAAACTTGAAAGACCTCTTGCGTTCTCTCACGTTAGCTTTGTTGACTTTCAAATCCTTTTTAAGTGATCGTGTTGGTTCTGAGGTTTTGAACGTCCTGACCATGAAACAATACCAGCTGTTGTCAGAAAACCTCCACAAAACTAAGAAGCTGTTTGTTCACGGTCTACCAGGAACAGGAAAGACTATCGTGGCGCTGAACATcatagagaaaataagaaatatgtttCAGTGCAGACAACAGGAGGTTCTTTACATATGTGAGAACCAGCCTCTGAGAGATTTTGTGAGGTAAGTCCTTCCTCCAGTTATTCATTTCAACATGTTATTATTTgaccttcatttttaaaatagctgggTACTGATTAGCATATTTGGTATGGTGGGTATAGTGTTTGAAGTGTGTATTTGGGATGCATTTTGAGTAAggcttgatttttgtttttttcttgacGTCCTGAGCATGTAGtaataaatatgatttaaatatCATTGGCATTCACTTCCTTCTGGTCAAGTAACTAGTAGTTTACAACACAAAGACattgtttttaatctgcttgtatttcttctgtagacagaaaaatatttgccaagCTGTGACGAGAGTGGcctttttgaagaaaaccttTAATGATGTGAAGCACATAATAATTGATGAAGCACAGAATTTCCAAGTTGGAGACGGTGACTGGTATCAAAAGGCCTTGGACCTGACTTCATCACCACACCTCCCCGAGCCTGGCTTTCTCTGGATTTTCTTGGACTACTTGCAGACAAGTCACTGCTTCTCAACTGGTCTTCCAGAACCAAGATGGCACGATCCTGTTGAGTCACTAAACAAAGTGGTTCGTAATGCTAACAGCATCTTTCGCTATCTAAAAACCATAATGGAGAAGATTGTAGAGGACCCTGCTATAAATATTccacaaaaacatttacagaagttGTTACGTACAGCCGCATGTGCTTCCGCTGTGCCTGGCtcttgtgaaataaaaaaggaaacggacaaaaataaaatagcagagaaTGTGGCAAAGTGTTGCTGCATGTACCTTAAGAGCGGTTACTCTGAGAAAGATATTGCTATTCTGTGCTACAGAGATGACAAAGTAGAAGAATACCATGAAATactgacattaaaaatgaagaagaggaagttaaaaatattcctAGGAAAAATGGACGGAGGACTAGAGAGGCACGTGATTCTTGACAGCTTCCGTCGTTTCTCTGGTTTAGAAAGAACTATTGTGTTTGGTATTGTTCCTAATCCCCTTCCATCCCAGGATGAAATTTTTCGAAATGTATTAGTATGTGTGGCATCCAGAGCTAATTTAAATCTACACCTGTTCTATGAGTACTGGTGATATGAAAAGAAATCACTCCTGTACCTACATGTATAGTACTGCTCAGAACAGCACCAAACAGCACAGGCATCCAGTGTCAGAAGCCATTTTTAAGAAGAGCTTTCATTCAGATAGccagaaaagtaaaattgaGGTCTTCTGTCCATGTTTTAACTAGCGTACAAATAAATAGCTTTTACAGGAGTAGCTTCCCACTCAACTTCAGCAAGTCAGAATGGGTTAAAACCACCCAGTTATGCCAAAGTAGTTTTAGTGGGACAAGAAAAGGTTTGCTTAACTGCCTTTATGTACCAATAGGATTTTTGTCTTGGTTTCAGACATGCTGGTTATGTAAAACTCTGTAGTTAGGTGCGAAGTACTTGCAAAGGACAGATCTCAAATTCCTAAAACTGAGCATATAAAACTGAAGGCTAGTTGAGAGCAACCCATGAACCTTCATATTGTTTTCCACTACAGAATGACCTACGGTTCATCTGGTTTGGGAAAACACTCTGATTACCCAGCTAGCATAAAGCACCAACAATATTAtcatgtgtgtgtgcaaaaaCAAGACATTGTAGACAGCTGGAATCCATTCTTCAAGTAAATTTGCCTCTAAACTGTCAAACCTATTAGCTTAAACATTCTTGCTTCTCTAACTTCTGGAAGGTAGAGGCACCttccacttttttcttcagtcagcAACTAGGAAAGACTACCCATGTGGTTTCTTTCATGATCCCCACACTTCAATCACTTAATCACGCCGTGCCTATCAGACAAGGATCACTGACAATTATTATGATCAGAAATGGTTGAATGTACTTCATTTTTAGATCATTGTTGATTGTAGTTACTGTATACTCAGATTTCTGTTCCCCTCTGCTAATTAAAGCAAAAGTCTTTAAAGTCTGTGATCAGTGTGCATAGTATGCATAAAGAATCTGTACTTGATTGTAAACTTCTATAAagtaaaaatttaatttgatcACCTGGTGTTCTTCTCATTCTTCTTTCCTAAGTGAGATAGTTTCAAAATTCCATGTTGAGCCCACTGCGTGCCCTGATATGAATGCCAGCTTATCCCATTAGTGCTGCCTCTTCAGATAGCCTATATTCACAGTGCCTTCACACGTTCTTTTGAGCAGCATTAGATTATTTTGCAAGTGGTGTAAATTCAGCTTGTGCTCACATTGCTGGATATGAAGCAAACTTGAGATTGGGAATTGCCCTAGATCCTCCATTTGCTTAATTGAAGCAGAACATTAGAAATTCCACATGGAACGAagtaataaatttattaaaagttCATCCTCCAGCCTCAAACTCTGGCACAccacttaaaaacatttaaaaataccataaatgaacaacacaaaaaaaaaagcacacaactAACAGCCAACTTCTTTTCTGAATGCAGGATGGGATGCAATTAAACCTCCTCCTGGTTCCATCATTGGTAGCAATTACTGAAGTACCAGGAGCTGTGGATGGCTGCAGAACCAATTTCAGTTGAGTTTTCTTCAACAGCCCCTGGCACATTCCCAAACAACCAACTCTTTCCATAGCTAGGCCTTGAAACTTTTAAGTATTATCAGCTGAATGGGGACAAGGAAATAATTTACACCATCCAGAAACTACTCAGATGGACATCTTCCAAATTTCTGATGCAAATGTCATCCTTTCCCTAATACAGTTTCTGATCTTCTTAAACTGTCCCCCAGCTCTAGTCTATGCCTTGACAATGGGAATAAGTTTTCTTCATGGCTCTGTTCTCCTCGTTTCccagtagcttttttttttctccccactcaGCCTTTTTCAGTACTTTTCATTTCCTCATGCTCGAGAGAGAGGTTTGATCAGTCCATAATCCATGCATTTTGTGAGGCAATCACGTGCTACATTAATGATGTGCTGCTTCTTGGGATCATCTTCTTGCTTGCCAATGAAGGTCAGGATCTCTAGGAGCTCTGTCTCCACCACCTTCTTTGCTAGCTCTTTGTCGGCGCTGATTAAATTGAAGGTGATGACCAGTCCACGGTGCTGCACTTCCATGTTATCATGCAAGCAGAGCCTCTGCAGGATTTCAAGCCACTGGGTGGTCTTCAAGGAAGGGAGATAGCATTAGTACTGGTTTGAAGAATACCTCAACCAAGAACACAAGTTTGGCGAGGCATGTCCCAGCGGAAGAACAGGGACTCACCTCTTCATACTTACGTCAGGTATGGTTAGTTGGTTCTGTATCTAAGGAAACCTGACTCCAAAATTGTGAACCCCTTCACATATTgcccgcccccctccccatcaGGAGTTTTCGTGACCCTAGCACCACATAAAACAGACGTTCCACATTTACGCTGCTGCATAATCTCTGAGCAGAGAATCTTGCTAGAGAAGCAACACAGCTGAGGTGACTGGAAGCAGTCCACTCCCCCCAGTAATTCTCCTGAGCCCCTCCTTTGGCTTGATTGATGATTTGTATTCGAACAAATCCCAGTGTCCAACATCAGCATGTGTGCCACTAACAGAGGGTTTGTCAGCCTCAGCTATTGTTATGCAGGGTCTGCACTCAGGACTAGAGATCTCTGCAGGAAGCGGAGATGTTTTGGTACCTGTGAAGCCCAATACATTACTGATCAAGctcttttaatttctgaatgAAGCAAGGTTTGGATTTCAGGTTACGTATGGCAGGTTTTAAGGATCTCTATTGAATGCCATTCTGCATTCCTAACCTTGTTTGACTGTTAGTATGCTGGACCTCACTTGAGGAATAGctacataaaaatgtttcatctgAGATGAAGTCTTGGAGGCTGATATAAACAAGACTGTTTTACTTTGTGCCTGAGTGAACTAGGAGCATGCACACCTGGGTCTCAGTTTCACCACTAAGCTCCTTGTTAGCCATCTGGTAGACTACATCTTCCTTATGAGCATTTTCACTGAGCCAGGCCCTTTTCAAGGTTACCTCTACACTGCCAGCGATTCTACTGATGGTCTTACCACTTCAGTCATCTTAGAGCAGAGTTTCTTTTGTGCTGCTGTAAGCATGgccagggctcctgctgctgccctctgcaCTTTCTCATCATCCTCACCACACAGTAACACCACCAACTTCAGCCGGTCATTTCCATCAGCCACAAACCGCTCctgtacctgaaaaaaaaacaccacatgaTATCCAGAGACAACACAGTTATGCATGCATCACTGAGGTGGCTCACGAGCTGGTGCATGGAGTCAGGTCTGAGATGCAGAGTGAGTTACCTCCTTGTTGACCACCAGGTTGCACATGCACTCTGTGGCTGCCTGTCGAAGTTGGTCATGGTTCTCAAACATGTAGTTTTCAATGTCTGGCAATGCCTTCTCCTTGACTATCTTCATCCTGTGTTGAAGAGGAGTCAAAATAGATTATGGGACATGCCATAGTCACACTAAAATATTAACTGCAGacagaggggaggcagggaagggctTGACATAAATCTGTGCCCACGGCTCATGTAACTCATGACACATGCTTCATCCCTTATCTAATTCCAATTGAAttcacattgtttttcatttttctagggGAAAACATGCAATTATTCTTactgattattattatattaatgttTCTGTTCTAAGACCTTTTTATCTCTGCCAAAGGTAGCTCAAATTAATCAGTCTTTGCAGTCCTGTAAGAAAAGCATTGAACTGAAATTCACtcctgataaaaaaaaaaaagaaaaatcactccTGATAAAGTGTATGGGAAAGAAAGGTAGGTCAAAAAGCAGGTACACTCACCTAAGTTTGTCACTTCTTCCTGAGAAGTTAGTGAGACCTAACAGAGCCTCATAATTCTGGAGGCCATCTCTCTCTGTGTTCAGCAGGCTGACAAGAGGCCTCACCACTTCATACACCTATGACAGAGCATGTCACACGTGTCACCGCTTTTCCAGCTTTCAGATCTTGGCAATTTCCATTTGCTAATGgaattaattattatatatatattttttaacttaccCTCTCTCCTGGGAATGCTATATCTGGATTGGAAATAGCAGCAATTTTTGCCAGAGCATGAGAAGCCTTTATCTTGCCAACATCTGTACCTTCCAGAGCCAGAGGTATCAGGGCCTAGTGACACAGAGGAAAGCATTAAATGCCCCTGAGAAGATTCATGGGATGGCGTTGATGTATGCTAAGATAAGTTTAAAATATCCTAAAGATTTGTCTCTTGGAGAAATGGGTCTGGACAGTAGCCTACAGTGATGTTTTCCATTTGCTCTCATACATGCACCATGCCAGAGCTGGAAGCTGACAAACAGTTATTTCAAGGTTCATTAAAGGTTCATTGCAAGCTTCATTAGAGGCTTGCAGAGGTAAGACTGCAGCCAgtctgtgccccaggggctACCAGGACAGCTCAGGCTTTTCTGCCACCTTCCCTCACTGTAGTCTCCTGACAGACATTAGATGCACATCAGGCAGATAAGAGTCATCACCTTTCCACCACCTTGAGCGACGATGGTCCCACGGTCCTTGGGGTCCTCACACAATGCAAGAAACACCCTGCAAAGCACAGCATCGCTCAGTGAAACAGCCATGCCAGACGGCAATAACCAGTACGGGTGACTAGAAATTCACAACGCAACCTTGCAAGACAGCCCCGTAAGCCAGCTTCGATGCCAGCACAAGCAATTTTATGAAATAGGTTAAGAAAGGCTTTGTGCTTAAGCCTTTTCTCCACCCCCGTTTCATCCTGCCCCCTTAGGCACCACCCCGCAAACAAGGAGCCAGCCCAGGCACCCATCTCAGGCCAGCACCCCTGGCTCCCAGGACAGAAGGCAGGCACCTGGCTatgagctccttgctctggTCCGTCAGGATGGCACTGTCTGCCTTCACCATGCAGGCCAAAGCAGAGACGACGCCGGCTTTCAGCAACCGCTTCACTCTCTTCACAACGAAATCTTTCTTGTCCTGGCAGGGGGGGACATTGGAAAGGGGTCagcccctcagcagcccccaTCCTGCTCGACTACAGCCAAACCTGGCTGGAGAGCACAGAGATTGCAGCCTCGTAGCCTGGGAGCCAGGAGGCCTGAGGTCTGTGACAATGAATACACTGGAGAAAATCTTCAGATCTGAGCATCTCCTCCAACCTACCTTTGGATGCTCCTCAGGCACGTGCTGCTTGGAGAATTTTGCCAGTTGTACCAGCTCCGGGACCAGCTCCTTGGTGTCGTAGCTGTTGGTGCAGTTCACCAGTGCAGAAGCCACAGAATACAGGATAGTCTTGTCACTCATCTGCACAGAAACATAGAAGTTCATGTGAGGGTGAAGAGAACATGGCAGGGAAACGTGTCCCCAGACTGCAAGCCACCATGGTGGCAGTCCTAGCTAAGTGCCCATTGGCTTATCCCCAGGTcagggaaaaatggaaattaaggTTAAACAGGATGTGGTCTCATCAGATGCTGTCCAAATCTTGATGCCTTTGGTTTTTGTGCAGGAACACCTACTGATAGTAAAGGTAAGAGTGACTTTCCACACTCCTGGGAGAAGACCAGGATGAGAACAAGCTTGAGGTGTCTCAGctgctgaaaaactgaaattttgctAGGCTAGATACAGATGAGACTTTGGGGTCACAACTTTGCTGGCTTGGGGAGACAGCGTTACTCTGGAGAGCTCGATGCTACCAAAGGAGTGAGAGAACAAGGTAAGGGGAAAGCACCTTGGCTAATTCAAACATAGCTTGCAGAGCTTGCTCGTCTTCCACGAAGTCATCTTTCACATCTGCATCAAGGGTCAGGTATGCCAGTCCTTCCACGGCCCACTTCCTGGTGCGGGCATCAATGGTGGTGTTGCACAACCACCTGGAAGAGAGAAATCCGAATTTATCTCAGGAGCCAGCACTGATttatttgagaggaaaaaactAAGATGGGCTGAGAACTGCGTCAGGCCTGAACCTGTACGTAGGTCCTGCTGCAACTCCCTTCTGGGTCCCTTGAGACAGGACCTCCTCCCATGGCCCAACGCAAGGGACCTAAAGGCCGCAGGGAAGAACAGATTAGGACAGCTACACAGCACTGAGGCAGGGGAACACCAGCTGCTTGAGGCTTTGAAGAGCTCCAGGTCCTGGAGCAATGGCCCCACGGGCATTATCAGCTGTCAAGCAGCAACAAGAAATGAAGGCAATGTGTGGGCAGGATCTCAAGGGGAAGGAGCAAATTGCATTTTGAGAAAGTATGGAATAACAGGAGAAAAGACAAGGTAAAACTCACTTTCGGCACTGCTTGGCCAGCTTCTCGGTGGACCCCTCAGCAAATTGTCGCAGTCCATAATCTGTCCCTCCTGCTGAGCCCAGCTTGCAGAGACcctgaggaggaagaagaaaatacaccAGGGAGAAAGGTTCACTAATCCTCCAGTAGTGCTGCCCAGAATCAGCCTAATCCCATATCTAAAATTTGAAGTCAGGTCTAAGAGGAAACATCCCAATACCCAGGAGATTTTTTCAGCTCGTAGCACAGCGGTCCAATTCTGTGCTCTTATGGGATGTCTTTAACCAGTTTTGCCTTCTATGTTGCCAATAAACCCTGTGCTTTTCTGGTCTGCTCTCTCGCCCTGTCTTGCAGGGGAAGCACCAGAAGCCATCCCCCAGCTGTGAGGGGTGACCCAGCACGTTCCCAGGACTCCTCCCTCTCCCAAGTCCAGGGGCAcggtggggagcagggcaggtggAGAAGAGGCAGGGGGCTGACATCCTTACCACCAGAGCTCGGATTTTGATCTTCTCATTCTTGGTCTTCTTGTAGATCTCCTTCAGGAGCGTCACTCCGTTAGAGATGATGAAAGTGGCCCGGCTCAGCTTGGTGGAGGCGTGGATGAGGGCTtccacagccaccagctggTCGATCTCCCTCTCGGACCCACACAGGGCAACCATCATCTCCATGACTCCCTTCATGCCCAGCAGCTTGTTGCCTAAGTCGAAGGGCCCTTGCAGAACCCCAGACACCATCTGGATGGCGTGGAGTGTCTTGTCCATGTTCTGGGGGTCGATTTTGCTCCTGCATGGGACAGAAGGAGTCAGCACATGGCTCAGTGGCTGCTCACTGTTCTCATTCCCTTGGATAGCTCTTTGTGGGACAGGGAATGTCCTCCACCAGATCGGGAGCAGTTGGAAAGCTAGACCCACTGCTACTGCACCCCATGGGAGAGCTAGGGCACCAGGAATGGTGGGGTGCGGCATGGAGAGATGTTCAGGTTGCCTGAGGGATCCCCCCTGCCGCACTCTGTCAGGGGAAGCAGGGACATAGAGAGCAGTTTTGTTTCAAGAGGGTAACAGGACCTTCATTTCTCTGCTGGATTTCACTCCGCTGGTGAAATATGTAGGTATTTGGGATGCAACCCAGCCCAAATCCATGCAAAGGTCGTGATCCAGCAGGTAGGAGTACGCGAGGATTTGAGGACCCATGCTGAGGAATCGTGCAGGATCTCAAGCAAATCATCCCCCAGGGCCTCAGTCTGGCATCTAGCTGCACTGCCAGAGCCCGTCGCTTTCTTTAGCCCTCCTGCACCCCGAGCCCACCCGACTCACTTGATGTACTCCTCGCAGATCACCCGGTAGTTGTCACGCTCCGGGTCGCAGCGCAGGTCGTCGTACAGCTTATTGAGGAGGATGGACGCAGTCAGCTGTGTGTTCTCTGTCAGCGGCAGGCAGTCAGGCATCTCAGGAATCTGGCCCACCACTTTCAGTATCTTTTTTAAGCCTGGGAACAATGAAGTGATAGGGCTGCTAGAGCAGAGAGGGCCTGGACAACATTTGGGATAGTTTGCTGGGTTCTTGCAACAAAACAACCATCTTAGTTTTTCATAGCCTAATCACGTAAGCTGTAGACAAAGAAGTTATTGAGATATTTACTGGGACTTTCTGCTGGTGGGTTGTGGGTTTGCAGCATGGAGCATTTATCCAGCTCTCGGAGAAGCAGAACTGTGCCGTGGGGCCCCAGCTGGGTCAGGAGGCGTTGAGCCCCCTGACCTCCCAGGCTGGAGGCTCTTACTGGGGAGAAGTCATGACCTTCAAGTGACTCTGGGTGTCTCAACCCTCCTTTTGCTAGAAGCATTATTAAATAACTTTCACCAAAATGGTAACACGCACACATTGGAATTGATATAAAACAGCCCACACATTAACCCTCCCCcctttagaaattaaattcaagCATCCAGGAAACCCAGTGGTTTTTCATCTCCTCCTGCCTAAGGCACCCAATTTATGCAAGCCAAATTGCCCTAACATTACAAGCATCAGCAAATACACTGGAATAAACTAACTGGAGAAGCTTAAACCAATTCTCTGGAAACTGAAGAGATCTTGTTGtcatacatgcttttttttgctCTTAACCTTAAAACTGTTTCCTGCTAATAAGCTCTGAATTTGCTCCAGGCTTGCATgcaccaaataaaaaaaaaaaacgagtgAATTCATTTTGTAGAGAGGAACAGTTTTCCAGCTATTCAAGCAATAGGCAGCTCCGTGCCTCCCAGGCCAGAGCAGGAACGGAGGGGAAGGACTCACCGTTGTCAATGACAAAGATGGTCCTGCTGTTGTCGTGGTCTTTCAGGTCTTTCCTCGGTATGTTCTTGTTGAGGAGGTTGAGAGCTCGGTCTCGTCCTTGCCCAGACACTTTCTTACTGACCAACATATCCAGCAAACGTGTTGTGATCATCCTCAAGTCTTTTTTAGTATCTACAGAAGCAAGGCAGTAGCAGCCAGTTAGGAGAAGTTTTCTCTGAAAGCCGGCGAATCCAGTGAAAACCACTCAAAGCCACCACATGG is drawn from Aythya fuligula isolate bAytFul2 chromosome 20, bAytFul2.pri, whole genome shotgun sequence and contains these coding sequences:
- the LOC116497367 gene encoding schlafen family member 13-like; the encoded protein is MALEGHQPTQWVWVDSATKYPEVVLNVGKICFGEKARKKMPKNSKQDQKYTLASAVCALLNSGGGVVKAEIENEDYSLQRDEIGLDLHETFRSLLLSADLAKYLDFKQQDNYLLIFVKTWSSEKASLERKPRICTLSSGLYSKCGACLSHMTLTEATLFLEEKQDEARRELSPGTPAKKSKASDVEEDMEIVNDTVAELFNRDQLRYRETLNFTESADVEFKHYSTDNFLKRVKEILPQYISGFANARGGYLWIGVDDDRRVQGFRCDDKDLEELSQLIKNKEYKLKVFHFCNRGYEHSITCEHKIFKVYDEAGEHRGYVCAVKIEPFTCAVFAKDPESWQVEGTTIRKLNAEEWAAWMISADPDLSGLSQTFTLALSLSEGPPLAKPVYSHQGLDNVDDLCKKLFPVKSRSIIYTPEKLTEDLFQEHPELQILMEEQLRQISEGIVISSRSWAVDVGLPENRDIICDILVLAKDWPPILYTVCKHQISKDLFEYSKCTARKLKEKLVNTGGYIHKLCIIPKLLILPPVFNHGEEWDLNIQEMYPQNYSLIKGINLKDLLRSLTLALLTFKSFLSDRVGSEVLNVLTMKQYQLLSENLHKTKKLFVHGLPGTGKTIVALNIIEKIRNMFQCRQQEVLYICENQPLRDFVRQKNICQAVTRVAFLKKTFNDVKHIIIDEAQNFQVGDGDWYQKALDLTSSPHLPEPGFLWIFLDYLQTSHCFSTGLPEPRWHDPVESLNKVVRNANSIFRYLKTIMEKIVEDPAINIPQKHLQKLLRTAACASAVPGSCEIKKETDKNKIAENVAKCCCMYLKSGYSEKDIAILCYRDDKVEEYHEILTLKMKKRKLKIFLGKMDGGLERHVILDSFRRFSGLERTIVFGIVPNPLPSQDEIFRNVLVCVASRANLNLHLFYEYW
- the UNC45B gene encoding protein unc-45 homolog B codes for the protein MEDPIQLKEEGNKYFQASDYEKAAQSYTQAIKLSKDKALQAVLYRNRAACFLKKEEYAKAASDASRAIDINSSDIKALYRRSQALEKLGKLDQAFKDAQKCATIEPRNKNFQETLRRLGADIQEKLRIQFSTDLRVQKMFEILLDENSEKEKREKAANNLIVLGREEAGAERIFQNNGVSLLLQLIETKNAELILAAVRTLSGMCTGHKARATAILHYLGIDSICMWMSVDNEEISLAVCNLLQTITDCLLGQGKEEHHGKEEALVLDTKKDLRMITTRLLDMLVSKKVSGQGRDRALNLLNKNIPRKDLKDHDNSRTIFVIDNGLKKILKVVGQIPEMPDCLPLTENTQLTASILLNKLYDDLRCDPERDNYRVICEEYIKSKIDPQNMDKTLHAIQMVSGVLQGPFDLGNKLLGMKGVMEMMVALCGSEREIDQLVAVEALIHASTKLSRATFIISNGVTLLKEIYKKTKNEKIKIRALVGLCKLGSAGGTDYGLRQFAEGSTEKLAKQCRKWLCNTTIDARTRKWAVEGLAYLTLDADVKDDFVEDEQALQAMFELAKMSDKTILYSVASALVNCTNSYDTKELVPELVQLAKFSKQHVPEEHPKDKKDFVVKRVKRLLKAGVVSALACMVKADSAILTDQSKELIARVFLALCEDPKDRGTIVAQGGGKALIPLALEGTDVGKIKASHALAKIAAISNPDIAFPGERVYEVVRPLVSLLNTERDGLQNYEALLGLTNFSGRSDKLRMKIVKEKALPDIENYMFENHDQLRQAATECMCNLVVNKEVQERFVADGNDRLKLVVLLCGEDDEKVQRAAAGALAMLTAAQKKLCSKMTEVTTQWLEILQRLCLHDNMEVQHRGLVITFNLISADKELAKKVVETELLEILTFIGKQEDDPKKQHIINVARDCLTKCMDYGLIKPLSRA